A single window of Phaenicophaeus curvirostris isolate KB17595 chromosome 24, BPBGC_Pcur_1.0, whole genome shotgun sequence DNA harbors:
- the DEF6 gene encoding differentially expressed in FDCP 6 homolog isoform X2 has translation MALLLCASAAAAQGCRGRRFPGTGFSASTEPPLPSPPVAMDLRAELLKSIWYAFTALDVEKSGKVSKSQLKVLSHNLYTVLCIPHDPVALEEHFRDDDDGPVSSQGYMPYLNKYILDKVEYLLKKICTAMNVELNSCELDDYLSQESQGQGGLTVWQFLDMVNSGRFLRGIEQEAVSMAVEEVYQEIIEDVLKQGYLWKKGQLRRNWSERWFTLKPNVLSYYMSEERKEKKGSITLDKHCCVEVLPDRDGKRCMFCVKTSSRTYEMSASDTRQRQEWTLAIQTAIRLQAEGKKSLHKDLKQKRREQREQREQRKAAKEEETQRLKQLQEEKERKLQELELLKEAQRQAEILLQEEEQRRRQQHEEMQRTLEIQLREAEQARASMQAEMVLKEAEAERQRKRILELEDMQERLQEALQQEVKARQDEEAVRYAQARLLAEEEEKLKQLMKLKEEQEEYIIKTQREKQVLKQEMENKNKCLEEAQKQLEEVRVNRQRVDQDVMAAQKKLRQASTNVKHWNVQMNRLMHPIGPGDKRTNVSGGGFAGYQPLLSQRDSSLKLKQKVADKSSVPARDNSKENVSNGGNSNTPPSPDADTMATEPTN, from the exons ATGGCGCTCCTGCTTTGCGcgtccgccgccgccgcccaaGGCTGTCGAGGCAGGCGGTTTCCTGGAACCGGATTCTCGGCCTCGACAGAGCCGCCTCTGCCATCGCCGCCTGTAGCCATGGACCTGCGAGCGGAGCTGCTCAAGTCCATCTGGTACGCCTTCACCGCCTTGGACGTGGAGAAGAGCGGCAAGGTCTCCAAATCGCAGCTCAAA GTGCTGTCTCACAACCTCTACACGGTGCTGTGCATCCCTCACGACCCCGTGGCGCTGGAAGAGCATTTCCGCGATGACGACGATGGGCCGGTGTCCAGCCAGGGTTACATGCCGTACCTCAACAAGTACATCCTGGATAAG gTGGAGTACTTGCTAAAGAAGATCTGCACGGCCATGAACGTGGAGCTGAACTCCTGTGAGCTGGATGATTACCTCTCCCAGGAGTCACAGGGACAGGGGGGGCTGACAGTCTGGCAGTTCCTGGACATGGTGAACTCAGGGCGGTTCCTGCGAGGCATCGAGCAGGAGGCCGTCAGCATGGCCGTGGAGGAGGTGTACCAGGAGATCATCGAGGATGTGCTCAAACAG GGTTACCTCTGGAAGAAGGGTCAGCTGAGGAGGAATTGGTCAGAGCGGTGGTTCACGCTGAAGCCCAATGTCCTGTCCTACTACATGAGTGAGGAAcggaaggagaagaaggggagCATCACGTTGGACAAGCACTGCTGTGTGGAG gtgctGCCTGACCGGGATGGGAAGAGGTGCATGTTCTGCGTGAAGACCTCCTCCCGCACCTACGAGATGAGCGCCTCCGACACTCGGCAGCGCCAGGAGTGGACATTAG ccatCCAGACGGCCATCCGGCTGCAGGCTGAGGGCAAGAAGTCCCTGCACAAAGACCTGAAGCAGAAGCGACGGGAGCAGCGGGAGCAACGAGAGCAGCGGAAGGCGGCCAAGGAGGAGGAGACGCAGCGGCTCAAGCAgctccaggaggagaaggagcggaagctgcaggagctggagctgctcaagGAGGCCCAGAGGCAGGCAGAGATACTCTTGCAAGAGGAGGAGCAGCGGCGGAGGCAGCAGCACGAGGAGATGCAGAGGACCTTGGAGATCCAGCTGCGGGAAGCCGAGCAG GCTCGTGCCTCCATGCAGGCAGAGATGGTCCTGAAGGAGGCAGAGGCAGAGCGTCAGCGCAAGCGcatcctggagctggaggacaTGCAGGAACGTCTCCAGGAGgccctgcagcaggaggtgaaAGCACGGCAGGACGAGGAGGCTGTGAGATACGCACAGGCCAG GCTACTtgctgaggaagaggaaaagctgaAGCAGCTAATGAAGctgaaggaggagcaggaggaataCATCATCAAAACACAGCGGGAGAAGCAAGTGCTCAAGCAGGAGATGGAGAACAAGAACAAGTGTCTGGAAGAGGCAcagaagcagctggaagaagTGAGAGTGAACAGGCAGAGGGTGGACCAAGACGTCATG GCGGCCCAGAAGAAGCTGCGACAGGCCAGCACCaatgtcaagcactggaacgtCCAGATGAACCGACTGATGCATCCCATTGGACCAGGAG ATAAGCGTACGAACGTGAGTGGAGGAGGCTTCGCTGGCTATCAACCCCTCCTTTCCCAAAGAGATTCCTCCCTCAAACTCAAGCAGAAAGTGGCGGATAAAAGCAGTGTCCCTGCaagggacaacagcaaagaaaatgtgagCAACGGTGGGAACAGCAACACGCCGCCGTCTCCGGATGCGGACACCATGGCCACAGAGCCCACCAACTAG
- the DEF6 gene encoding differentially expressed in FDCP 6 homolog isoform X1 gives MALLLCASAAAAQGCRGRRFPGTGFSASTEPPLPSPPVAMDLRAELLKSIWYAFTALDVEKSGKVSKSQLKVLSHNLYTVLCIPHDPVALEEHFRDDDDGPVSSQGYMPYLNKYILDKVEEGAFVKENFDELCWTLTAKKNYKSDRNGNSIISHQDAFKLWCLFNFLSEDKYPLVMVPDEVEYLLKKICTAMNVELNSCELDDYLSQESQGQGGLTVWQFLDMVNSGRFLRGIEQEAVSMAVEEVYQEIIEDVLKQGYLWKKGQLRRNWSERWFTLKPNVLSYYMSEERKEKKGSITLDKHCCVEVLPDRDGKRCMFCVKTSSRTYEMSASDTRQRQEWTLAIQTAIRLQAEGKKSLHKDLKQKRREQREQREQRKAAKEEETQRLKQLQEEKERKLQELELLKEAQRQAEILLQEEEQRRRQQHEEMQRTLEIQLREAEQARASMQAEMVLKEAEAERQRKRILELEDMQERLQEALQQEVKARQDEEAVRYAQARLLAEEEEKLKQLMKLKEEQEEYIIKTQREKQVLKQEMENKNKCLEEAQKQLEEVRVNRQRVDQDVMAAQKKLRQASTNVKHWNVQMNRLMHPIGPGDKRTNVSGGGFAGYQPLLSQRDSSLKLKQKVADKSSVPARDNSKENVSNGGNSNTPPSPDADTMATEPTN, from the exons ATGGCGCTCCTGCTTTGCGcgtccgccgccgccgcccaaGGCTGTCGAGGCAGGCGGTTTCCTGGAACCGGATTCTCGGCCTCGACAGAGCCGCCTCTGCCATCGCCGCCTGTAGCCATGGACCTGCGAGCGGAGCTGCTCAAGTCCATCTGGTACGCCTTCACCGCCTTGGACGTGGAGAAGAGCGGCAAGGTCTCCAAATCGCAGCTCAAA GTGCTGTCTCACAACCTCTACACGGTGCTGTGCATCCCTCACGACCCCGTGGCGCTGGAAGAGCATTTCCGCGATGACGACGATGGGCCGGTGTCCAGCCAGGGTTACATGCCGTACCTCAACAAGTACATCCTGGATAAG GTGGAGGAAGGTGCTTTTGTAAAGGAAAACTTTGACGAGCTCTGCTGGACCCTGACAGCGAAGAAGAATTACAAGTCCGACCGGAATGGGAACAGCATTATATCCCACCAAGATGCCTTCAAGCTCTGGTGTCTCTTCAACTTTCTGTCTGAAGACAAATACCCTCTCGTCATGGTTCCAGACGAG gTGGAGTACTTGCTAAAGAAGATCTGCACGGCCATGAACGTGGAGCTGAACTCCTGTGAGCTGGATGATTACCTCTCCCAGGAGTCACAGGGACAGGGGGGGCTGACAGTCTGGCAGTTCCTGGACATGGTGAACTCAGGGCGGTTCCTGCGAGGCATCGAGCAGGAGGCCGTCAGCATGGCCGTGGAGGAGGTGTACCAGGAGATCATCGAGGATGTGCTCAAACAG GGTTACCTCTGGAAGAAGGGTCAGCTGAGGAGGAATTGGTCAGAGCGGTGGTTCACGCTGAAGCCCAATGTCCTGTCCTACTACATGAGTGAGGAAcggaaggagaagaaggggagCATCACGTTGGACAAGCACTGCTGTGTGGAG gtgctGCCTGACCGGGATGGGAAGAGGTGCATGTTCTGCGTGAAGACCTCCTCCCGCACCTACGAGATGAGCGCCTCCGACACTCGGCAGCGCCAGGAGTGGACATTAG ccatCCAGACGGCCATCCGGCTGCAGGCTGAGGGCAAGAAGTCCCTGCACAAAGACCTGAAGCAGAAGCGACGGGAGCAGCGGGAGCAACGAGAGCAGCGGAAGGCGGCCAAGGAGGAGGAGACGCAGCGGCTCAAGCAgctccaggaggagaaggagcggaagctgcaggagctggagctgctcaagGAGGCCCAGAGGCAGGCAGAGATACTCTTGCAAGAGGAGGAGCAGCGGCGGAGGCAGCAGCACGAGGAGATGCAGAGGACCTTGGAGATCCAGCTGCGGGAAGCCGAGCAG GCTCGTGCCTCCATGCAGGCAGAGATGGTCCTGAAGGAGGCAGAGGCAGAGCGTCAGCGCAAGCGcatcctggagctggaggacaTGCAGGAACGTCTCCAGGAGgccctgcagcaggaggtgaaAGCACGGCAGGACGAGGAGGCTGTGAGATACGCACAGGCCAG GCTACTtgctgaggaagaggaaaagctgaAGCAGCTAATGAAGctgaaggaggagcaggaggaataCATCATCAAAACACAGCGGGAGAAGCAAGTGCTCAAGCAGGAGATGGAGAACAAGAACAAGTGTCTGGAAGAGGCAcagaagcagctggaagaagTGAGAGTGAACAGGCAGAGGGTGGACCAAGACGTCATG GCGGCCCAGAAGAAGCTGCGACAGGCCAGCACCaatgtcaagcactggaacgtCCAGATGAACCGACTGATGCATCCCATTGGACCAGGAG ATAAGCGTACGAACGTGAGTGGAGGAGGCTTCGCTGGCTATCAACCCCTCCTTTCCCAAAGAGATTCCTCCCTCAAACTCAAGCAGAAAGTGGCGGATAAAAGCAGTGTCCCTGCaagggacaacagcaaagaaaatgtgagCAACGGTGGGAACAGCAACACGCCGCCGTCTCCGGATGCGGACACCATGGCCACAGAGCCCACCAACTAG